Proteins found in one Chionomys nivalis chromosome 15, mChiNiv1.1, whole genome shotgun sequence genomic segment:
- the Marveld2 gene encoding MARVEL domain-containing protein 2 gives MSSSDGRSRIRDRGYSEVPGDMPGPDGTIRTLQSLQSSELALSADPLPPPPLPLQPPFGPSFSSDDTEDPAIAPDLKPVRRFVPDSWKNFFRGKKKDPEWDKPVSDIRYISDGVECSPPASPGRPNHFPPSSYKDPSGGSEGAFNSQRGADAMFPQDPYSSLDRRTQTARTYSEKVEEYNMRYAYMKSWAGLLRILGVAELLLGAGVFACVTAYIHKDNEWYNLFGYTQPYGTAGLGSTYGGYYYSGPKTPFVLVVAGLAWIATIIILVLGMSMYYRTILLDSNWWPLTEFGVNVALFILYMAAAIVYVNDTNRGGLCYYPLFNTPMNAVFCRVEGGQIAAMIFLFVTMIVYLLSALVCLKLWRHEAARRHREFMEQQEINDPSLSSKRRMCEVATSDRQRDQEVNLKESRTVKTTPELQSGHIPPGYIPKPIVMPDYVAKYPVIRTDDDRERYKAVFQDQFSEYKELSAEVQAILRKFEELDAVMSRLPRHAENPQEHERISRIHEEFRKKRNDPSFLEKKERCDYLKNKLSHIKQRIQEYDKVMNWDTQGYS, from the exons ATGTCGTCAAGTGATGGAAGGTCCAGGATTCGGGACAGGGGCTACAGTGAGGTTCCAGGGGACATGCCTGGTCCCGATGGTACCATAAGAACCCTCCAGTCCCTTCAGAGCAGTGAGCTGGCTCTGAGCGCAGATCCTCTGccgcctccccctctcccattaCAGCCACCATTCGGCCCGAGCTTCTCCTCAGATGACACAGAGGACCCAGCCATAGCACCAGACCTCAAGCCGGTAAGGCGCTTTGTCCCCGACTCCTGGAAGAACTTcttcagagggaagaaaaaggatcCAGAATGGGATAAGCCAGTGTCTGATATCAGATACATCTCGGATGGTGTGGAGTGCTCACCTCCGGCCTCTCCAGGGAGACCAAACCACTTCCCACCCAGTTCTTACAAAGATCCTTCTGGAGGGTCGGAAGGTGCCTTCAACTCCCAGCGGGGGGCAGATGCCATGTTTCCCCAGGACCCCTACTCATCCCTAGACCGGCGCACACAGACGGCGCGGACCTACAGTGAGAAGGTGGAGGAGTACAATATGCGATATGCCTACATGAAGTCGTGGGCAGGCCTGCTGAGAATTCTGGGTGTGGCTGAACTGCTTCTGGGGGCTGGCGTCTTCGCCTGTGTCACGGCTTACATCCACAAGGACAACGAGTGGTACAACTTGTTTGGATATACACAGCCCTATGGCACGGCAGGTCTGGGCAGCACCTATGGGGGTTATTACTACAGTGGCCCCAAGACCCCTTTCGTACTCGTGGTGGCTGGATTGGCTTGGATCGCCACTATTATTATTCTGGTGCTGGGCATGTCCATGTACTACCGCACCATTCTTTTGGACTCTAACTGGTGGCCCCTGACGGAGTTTGGCGTGAACGTCGCCTTGTTTATCCTGTACATGGCCGCAGCCATTGTCTATGTGAATGACACCAACAGAGGTGGACTCTGCTACTATCCATTATTTAACACGCCGATGAATGCAGTGTTCTGCCGGGTAGAAGGAGGTCAGATCGCTGCAATGATCTTCCTGTTTGTCACCATGATAGTGTATCTCCTCAGCGCCCTGGTCTGTCTAAAGCTCTGGAGGCATGAGGCGGCCCGGAGGCATAGGGAATTCATGGAGCAGCAGGAG ATAAATGACCCATCATTGTCATCAAAAAGGAGAATG TGCGAAGTGGCCACCAGTGACAGACAGAGAGACCAAGAAGTTAATCTCAAGGAGTCGAGAACAGTGAAAACGACCCCTGAGCTTCAAAGCGGGCACATCCCTCCGGGCTACATTCCCAAGCCCATCGTGATGCCTGACTACGTGGC AAAATATCCTGTGATTCGGACGGATGACGATCGAGAACGTTACAAAGCTGTGTTCCAAGACCAGTTCTCAGAGTACAAAGAGCTGTCTGCGGAAGTGCAGGCCATCCTGAGGAAGTTCGAGGAGCTGGATGCGGTGATGAGCAGGCTGCCACGTCATGCTGAAAACCCCCAG gAACACGAGAGAATTTCAAGAATCCATGAAGagtttaggaagaaaagg